In a genomic window of Clostridiales bacterium:
- the rsmA gene encoding 16S rRNA (adenine(1518)-N(6)/adenine(1519)-N(6))-dimethyltransferase RsmA has translation MRIRDILEKYKFKFNKRLGQNFLKDDSTLDTIVNAAGFGHEDSVLEIGPGIGTLTEKIARRAKRVLAIEVDDHLISILNEILKGYDNIELYHGDALKTDLNKLSKEYLEEPFYICANLPYYITTPLISKFFSENLNVSNIVLMVQKEVAERMVAVPGGKDYGALSLLVQYYSKPDIVSIVPPHFFVPSPKVESAIIKLDVYKKPPVYATNVDLFFNVIRYSFNQRRKTLSNALKCMGISKEKLYMAFENSNIDPTRRGETLSICEFASLSNEIYKISAVRGFNS, from the coding sequence ATCAGGATAAGGGATATTTTAGAAAAATACAAATTTAAATTTAATAAAAGATTGGGACAGAACTTTTTAAAAGATGATAGCACACTGGATACAATCGTAAATGCAGCAGGATTCGGACATGAGGATTCAGTGCTTGAGATAGGTCCGGGAATAGGAACACTTACTGAAAAAATAGCCAGGCGTGCCAAAAGGGTACTGGCAATAGAGGTAGATGATCATTTAATCTCTATTTTAAACGAGATTCTTAAAGGTTATGATAACATAGAACTATATCATGGCGACGCACTTAAAACGGACCTTAACAAATTGTCAAAAGAATATTTAGAAGAGCCGTTTTATATCTGTGCTAATCTGCCGTATTATATAACTACTCCTCTTATTTCTAAATTTTTTAGTGAAAATCTCAATGTTTCAAATATCGTACTCATGGTTCAAAAAGAAGTCGCCGAAAGGATGGTGGCAGTTCCCGGAGGGAAGGATTATGGAGCGTTATCATTGCTTGTTCAGTATTATTCAAAGCCTGATATTGTATCGATCGTTCCTCCTCATTTCTTTGTGCCAAGTCCAAAGGTTGAATCGGCAATAATAAAACTTGATGTTTATAAAAAACCTCCTGTATATGCAACCAATGTGGATTTGTTTTTCAATGTGATCAGGTATTCTTTCAATCAGAGGAGAAAAACGTTATCAAATGCTTTAAAATGCATGGGAATTTCAAAAGAAAAATTGTATATGGCATTTGAAAATAGCAATATCGACCCCACAAGAAGGGGTGAAACGCTTTCCATATGCGAATTTGCTTCTCTTTCGAATGAGATATATAAAATATCGGCTGTGCGCGGCTTCAATTCATAA
- the rnmV gene encoding ribonuclease M5 codes for MIREVIVVEGRDDYLAVKKAVDAEIIVTGGYSFPKDTLKRIHFANLRRGVIILTDPDYAGERIRKYISRKVPGCRHAFLPVQNAMKDGDIGVENAKPEDIIDALNRARVEAIEKRQEFTVDDLIKNGLECTPDSSKKRAKMGRILGIGYGNCKQFLSRLNNYGVTREEFNSALSKI; via the coding sequence GTGATAAGGGAAGTCATAGTCGTAGAAGGAAGAGATGATTATTTAGCTGTAAAAAAAGCTGTCGATGCGGAGATAATCGTAACAGGGGGATATTCATTTCCAAAGGATACACTAAAAAGGATTCATTTTGCAAATTTAAGAAGGGGCGTTATAATCCTTACTGATCCTGATTATGCAGGAGAAAGGATAAGAAAATATATAAGCAGAAAAGTCCCCGGGTGCAGACATGCATTTTTACCTGTTCAAAATGCCATGAAAGATGGGGATATCGGAGTTGAAAATGCAAAGCCTGAAGATATAATCGATGCCCTGAACAGGGCAAGGGTGGAAGCTATAGAAAAAAGGCAGGAATTCACGGTGGATGATCTGATAAAAAATGGGCTGGAGTGCACTCCCGATTCAAGCAAGAAAAGGGCGAAGATGGGGAGAATACTGGGAATCGGCTATGGCAATTGCAAGCAATTTCTATCGAGGCTAAATAATTATGGGGTTACAAGGGAAGAATTTAACAGCGCTTTGAGCAAGATATAA